The genomic stretch GAAGAGACTGTGTTTTTTTCCCAGAACTTCTAAATGTTTCTCCTCCTGATACAGGCTCACAAGGATGGATGCAGCAGTCCCGAATAAACTGTTGGATCTTGCTGTGCAGAGTCTGCTGAGCAATGAGTCTGCAGCTATCCAAGCTCTGGAGGACATTCCAAGAGAGCTTTTTGTTCCACTGTTCATTGCTGCCTTCAAGGGTGGGCATAGGAGTATATTGAGTGCAATGGTAAAAGTTTGGCCCTTTTACTGTCTCCATATTGGGTCATTAAGTATTCAGGAGGCCCACCATGAACTTCTGAAAGCCATGATTGAGTATCTTCCAGTATGTCCTGCACAGAACTCTGCTCCTAGGTAAGGTTGTATAGTAGAGACATGATAAGATTCAGGATGTTATGCCATGGCCTACTACTCTCTCCATAAGTAGTAACTAGTGCATGCTGAAGATTTATGTGAGAGCCTGTTGGCCCAGCACATTGTGTTATGAAATCTATGTTATTGGGGGGGGTTACTGTTGATGAATTTATGTAACAAATGTTATTACTTAAAAGAAGAACAAGAGCTCTAAGAATGGAGACAATTTAAGATGTAAAAGGATTGGGAAAAAGAGGTTGAATTTTCATGGAAAAGAACTGATGGTTATTATTTTAAGGAACTCCAGTTATGACTAAAAggatttgttttatattttaaatttacatttttaattgtttatattttgtctttcatttttttattctttatatatcttaaatgaagcctcctccctcaactcccagtCCCAACAGccctcctttttccctccctattgccaattggcaactcagtctcaaagtgggtgcccaagtgaggggagcaggggctgcctctgtcatgaactcagttgcctgctctttgatcacatgcccctggtgatgcagccttaccaggccacagagaaagaggatacaggcagtcctgatgagactggatttGTTTTTATATGTCATCATTGATCCTACTGTGTTTCATTATCATTTGCTCTTTCTCATATATTCTATCTGCTCTTTTCCCTACAGGAGACCTAAATTGAGGATCCTAGATTTGAGACAAGTCACTGGCTGTAGGATCACATGCCCTGAAGTCAGCACAAGATcacctttctgttttcattgttgTGCTTATTCTGACCGCTCTATCACTAAAATAGAAGGACATCTTTGTTTAGGAAATTCAGGGTTTGAGACTCAGTCACCCAGGCCTATGGAATTACTAGTTGAACTTTTCCTGGATGGCTCCTTAGTGCAAAAGGAATTTTTGGATTTGATTATGGGTAAAGTTGAGGAGAGTTCAGGGTCTTTGCATGTGTGCTGTCGAGATCTGCAAGTTGATAAATTGTGTAACTACAAATGTATCCTGAAATTTCTTGATCTCAAGTGTGTTGATCAGTTTTCTGTTGGTAAGGGCTCATTGAGCTATATCAACAACATCCTGTCTCGGATGGCCCACCTACAAAGCCTTAGCCTGTTTAAAGTCTCTTTTCGATCTCAGAGGggaaaagtctttaaaaatttccTCAGTCACCTACAGCGAATGGAAAACCTCAACGAACTCAATTTGGCTTCATTCAACCTTAAAAATCGCCTGGACAAAGTGCTCAGGTAATAGTCTGCAGTAGGTCCCTGGGTTTCGACACTAGCTTATTGAAACAGGAGAGAAAACCTTCTTGGGTATTCTTAAGCTCCTCACAATACTACAGTAAGTCCAGAAATACAAGGGAGAAAAACTTCTAGCCCTGCAGATATCAGGAGGAGGAGAACTGAGATAggggaaaatatttttgttatagcACTGAAACACATAATTATTAATGTCCATAGCTCATAATGTCAGATCACTTTGATAATCTATACTCTCCAAGATACAGGCCATGGTAATAGATGTTGTTATTTGGGGACTGTCCAAAGGGAattctcagttgcctgctctttgtaaCTCCTCCACACTAAGAAATGAATAATATTAAGTTATGAGTGggttaatatttttctcttaatattTCTTATAATCATCTATTCTAATATAATGTACACATTCACAACATCAAAAGGGATTGTATTTCAGTGTTGAAAACTAAACTGTCAGCTGGGTGTTTTGGCATGTACTTTTAATCGACACTCGGGAGACAAAGGCATGTAGATTTTGTGAGCTTaaagctagcctgatctacatagttcctggacagcctgagctacatagtaatattctgtctcaaaaacagtaagaaaaagaaaagaaaactaactttctCAGTGTCACAATCTAATAAGTGAATTAAAGCCCACACTGACACATTGATACTCAAATATCATACATGTGAAAAGTAGTTTCTTCTAGACAGAAAGGTATAGTTTTCGTCATTCACTTTTAattttgcagaagctttttacttttttgcttttgtttttcctccctaCAGATTCATACCACCTGGCTTGGATTTCTTGTATCTGCCATTCTGTAATCTCTCGTCCAGAGACTACCAATTTCTGTCTCAGAGTCCTCAGGCCACCCACCTAAGGTTCTTGAATCTTAGTAACAACACAATGCAATGGAATGATTTGGAGCCAATTTGCACTCTTCTGGTAAATCTCTCTGGTACTCTTCTGCATCTAGAGCTAAATAATTGCTTTATAATTGATTCTGCAATCTCTGTTCTTATCCCTTCCCTAATCAGATGCACCCATCTCCGTGTTCTGGGCTTTGCTTCTAACCCCATCACAATGCCTATCCTTGTCAATATCATGAATAATTTAACACCTTTGATGGAGCTAAAGTATGTGATTTATCCTATCCCGGTACATTGCTTTGACGATTGGCCTTTTCAGGGCAGTTTAGACAGAAGGAAGCTTGCGATTGTTCAACTACAACTGAAGAGGATGCTAGAGCTTGCGCAGCGCAATGACATGACATGGATCACTTACACAGAGTAAATTTCATGGTCCAACACAATTTGAACCAGATATGTACCCTTTTAGTACTAACTGTTATTTCCTGTGCCCATAGACTCAATCTATATGGTCCTTATGTTGTAGAAAATTATAATTAGGGAGTGTAGGTATGTAACTGGTTCATAAAGAGAATAACGTAAGGAAAACTGGGAGACTTAAAGAGTTCCTGTGTATTTCTTGTCTACTATTGGTCTGTTTGATTTTGCTGAGCACAGTGGTGTGTATTTAATATCGAAGTGTCATATCCTGCTATACTATGTCTCTGCCCATACTGCTTGGTTTGCTTTTGCATACATCACACAAATCAGGAGAATGTCAGCCTGTCCTTATATTTATGGATTAGTTGCTTataatacatgtatacacataatacttattatgtatgtatatatatatatacataatacataggttttagtatatttaatatataattatatataatattacatatacatatgagtATATacttaatacatatatataatattatggatattatatagtatatgtgTTATATAGtatgtattttgtttatgtatatatgtatatatatatattatgtatataagttttgtttttttcttcaatagcTTTGCCCCATTTGGCATTATACCTTCTATCCACATTTGAATAATGAGTCTAAATTTTTTCATACTCTAAAATATGACATAATAATAAATTCAGTCTGCATGTCCTAGACTTACCTAGAAATAGTGTATGTAAAgtcaataattaaaaatattcacagGGTAAGGAAATGTCTCGGTCATCCAGGTGCTTACCACACTagcacacctgtgctcaga from Meriones unguiculatus strain TT.TT164.6M chromosome X, Bangor_MerUng_6.1, whole genome shotgun sequence encodes the following:
- the LOC110543336 gene encoding melanoma antigen preferentially expressed in tumors-like, giving the protein MDAAVPNKLLDLAVQSLLSNESAAIQALEDIPRELFVPLFIAAFKGGHRSILSAMVKVWPFYCLHIGSLSIQEAHHELLKAMIEYLPVCPAQNSAPRRPKLRILDLRQVTGCRITCPEVSTRSPFCFHCCAYSDRSITKIEGHLCLGNSGFETQSPRPMELLVELFLDGSLVQKEFLDLIMGKVEESSGSLHVCCRDLQVDKLCNYKCILKFLDLKCVDQFSVGKGSLSYINNILSRMAHLQSLSLFKVSFRSQRGKVFKNFLSHLQRMENLNELNLASFNLKNRLDKVLRFIPPGLDFLYLPFCNLSSRDYQFLSQSPQATHLRFLNLSNNTMQWNDLEPICTLLVNLSGTLLHLELNNCFIIDSAISVLIPSLIRCTHLRVLGFASNPITMPILVNIMNNLTPLMELKYVIYPIPVHCFDDWPFQGSLDRRKLAIVQLQLKRMLELAQRNDMTWITYTE